Genomic segment of Kibdelosporangium phytohabitans:
ACGACCCACGTCACGGTCCGGACGTGCCGGACCGCAGCGACCTGGTCAAGGTGCTCGACCGGGTCGAGCGGGCGGGCTGGATCCTGCGGACCCGAGACACCGTCGACCGCCACCGCCACGTCCTCGTGCTCACCGACGAGGCACGCGCGGCGATCGACAAGACCGAACGGGTGTCCCGCGCAATCACCGACGACGTGCCCGCCGGTTTGAGCGAGCCCGAACGTCGGACGCTGCACCGGTCGCTGCTCAAAGCGTTCGGGAAACCCGGGGACTGATGCCCTGAGGGCAACCAGTCCGAGCAGCCGCGGCAGGAGACACCACATCAGCGACCGTCTGCACGGCACCGTCTAGGCCGTTGCCCGAACATGCCCCAACTGGTCGAGAACGGTCAGCCCCCTCCGCCGGGCGACGCTCAGGACGACCAGGCACACTCCCGGCCAGGAGAAAACCGCAAGACTGGTCCGCTCGAATACCCACGAGCGAACAGGGGAGTGATTCATGCGCGTGCCGGTCCTCGTGCTGGCGTTGGTGGCAGTCCTGGTCGCGGGCTGCGACGAGGAGCCCAAGCAGGTGTCGGGCCCGTCCAGGGAGTCCACGGGCGACCCGGCGACGGCCGCGCGCTACGCACCCCTGGTCTTCCTGGCCGACGGCGAGAAGAACCTGCCGATGGACGCCACCCGCTACATCGAGAAGGCGTCGCTGTGGTTCCTGCACGGCGACGACTGCGATGACCACGAAGTCGCCGGCCGGGTCGATGCGGCTCGCCTGAACGAGAAGGCCGCCGACGGGTACGCGCACGAACAGGACGACTGCGCGGGAAAC
This window contains:
- a CDS encoding MarR family winged helix-turn-helix transcriptional regulator, which codes for MPDRSDLVKVLDRVERAGWILRTRDTVDRHRHVLVLTDEARAAIDKTERVSRAITDDVPAGLSEPERRTLHRSLLKAFGKPGD